The proteins below are encoded in one region of Puntigrus tetrazona isolate hp1 chromosome 5, ASM1883169v1, whole genome shotgun sequence:
- the sapcd2 gene encoding suppressor APC domain-containing protein 2 isoform X2: MALIQADTNGKGNGLVNTLQSGVRKVCPSSKTANMQPKDTEFSTQGLPKAFLHSLRTLFDILDDGRRGYVHISEIESRWRGAEARDLPAGVLESLRRVAPRHGCLTFERFVAGLRNATFNPENGSRSLALNYQQQLKPQQRATRPLGPSNGTNRQNGRNGPQDSSIYSALYPGLSVASRGCGRLERKDCSYQSDAIHVGQNAHRVQTIESLALESPDDQNTAESSGLPRSKSETMTGFTRSRRHTRSRDEQRRHTITNGVDYGMLKQMKELEQEKDSLLAGLDVLERAREWYQTQIHNITETQRHIGQSRHSSEFLAESCQSQLDVVLPKLQDVTCCLNNLLSFSGKMFPSSSSTSSPPAPPPPPPPQAIHILKEQNRLLTQEVTEKSERITQLEQEKSALIKQLFEARARSTHDSSALDSTFI; this comes from the exons ATGGCCTTGATACAAGCGGACACCAACGGCAAAGGGAACGGACTAGTCAATACTCTGCAAAGTGGCGTCAGAAAGGTTTGTCCAAGTTCTAAAACAGCGAACATGCAGCCAAAGGACACTGAGTTTAGCACACAAGGTCTGCCAAAAGCTTTCCTTCACAGTTTACGAACTTTATTCGATATTCTTGACGACGGAAGACGGGGTTATGTCCATATATCTGAGATTGAGAGTCGGTGGCGAGGCGCGGAGGCTCGCGATTTACCCGCGGGAGTCCTGGAGAGTCTGAGGCGCGTCGCGCCGCGTCACGGCTGCCTGACTTTCGAGCGGTTCGTCGCGGGACTCAGAAACGCGACGTTCAATCCCGAAAACGGCAGCAGATCACTTGCTTTAAACTACCAACAGCAGCTGAAACCCCAGCAAAGAGCCACACGTCCGCTCGGACCGAGCAACGGAACTAACCGCCAGAACGGACGGAACGGACCGCAGGACAGCTCTATCTATTCCGCGCTTTACCCGGGGCTCTCGGTAGCATCGCGGGGCTGCGGAAGACTCGAGAGAAAGGACTGTTCGTATCAATCCGATGCGATACACGTCGGGCAAAACGCGCATCGGGTCCAAACCATTGAATCGCTCGCTCTGGAATCTCCCGATGATCAAAACACAG CGGAGAGCAGTGGTCTGCCCCGGTCAAAGAGTGAAACTATGACTGGATTCACTCGATCCAGACGACACACACGAAGCCGTGACGAACAGAGACGTCACACCATCACAAATGGAGTGGATTATGGAATG CTAAAGCAGATGAAGGAGCTGGAGCAGGAGAAGGACTCTCTGTTGGCTGGCCTGGACGTGTTGGAGAGAGCCAGAGAATGGTACCAGACGCAGATCCACAACATCACTGAAACGCAGAGACACATCGGCCAGAGCCGCCACTCCAGT gAGTTTTTGGCTGAATCTTGTCAAAGTCAGTTGGATGTTGTTCTGCCTAAACTACAGGACGTCACATGCTGCCTCAACAATTTACTCTCATTCTCTGGCAAG ATGTTCCCGTCCTCTAGCTCCACCAgctctcctcctgctcctccacctcctccgcCTCCTCAGGCCATCCACATACTGAAGGAGCAGAACCGGCTTCTCACACag GAGGTGACAGAGAAGAGTGAACGCATCACTCAGCTGGAGCAGGAGAAATCGGCTCTGATCAAGCAGCTGTTTGAAGCTCGAGCTCGCAGCACTCATGATAGCAGTGCTCTCGACTCCACCTTCATCTGA
- the sapcd2 gene encoding suppressor APC domain-containing protein 2 isoform X1, with translation MALIQADTNGKGNGLVNTLQSGVRKVCPSSKTANMQPKDTEFSTQGLPKAFLHSLRTLFDILDDGRRGYVHISEIESRWRGAEARDLPAGVLESLRRVAPRHGCLTFERFVAGLRNATFNPENGSRSLALNYQQQLKPQQRATRPLGPSNGTNRQNGRNGPQDSSIYSALYPGLSVASRGCGRLERKDCSYQSDAIHVGQNAHRVQTIESLALESPDDQNTAESSGLPRSKSETMTGFTRSRRHTRSRDEQRRHTITNGVDYGMPARAPGPRRCRVGRLHHRLHSSEQQPVLQQSPALLPLAKADEGAGAGEGLSVGWPGRVGESQRMEFLAESCQSQLDVVLPKLQDVTCCLNNLLSFSGKMFPSSSSTSSPPAPPPPPPPQAIHILKEQNRLLTQEVTEKSERITQLEQEKSALIKQLFEARARSTHDSSALDSTFI, from the exons ATGGCCTTGATACAAGCGGACACCAACGGCAAAGGGAACGGACTAGTCAATACTCTGCAAAGTGGCGTCAGAAAGGTTTGTCCAAGTTCTAAAACAGCGAACATGCAGCCAAAGGACACTGAGTTTAGCACACAAGGTCTGCCAAAAGCTTTCCTTCACAGTTTACGAACTTTATTCGATATTCTTGACGACGGAAGACGGGGTTATGTCCATATATCTGAGATTGAGAGTCGGTGGCGAGGCGCGGAGGCTCGCGATTTACCCGCGGGAGTCCTGGAGAGTCTGAGGCGCGTCGCGCCGCGTCACGGCTGCCTGACTTTCGAGCGGTTCGTCGCGGGACTCAGAAACGCGACGTTCAATCCCGAAAACGGCAGCAGATCACTTGCTTTAAACTACCAACAGCAGCTGAAACCCCAGCAAAGAGCCACACGTCCGCTCGGACCGAGCAACGGAACTAACCGCCAGAACGGACGGAACGGACCGCAGGACAGCTCTATCTATTCCGCGCTTTACCCGGGGCTCTCGGTAGCATCGCGGGGCTGCGGAAGACTCGAGAGAAAGGACTGTTCGTATCAATCCGATGCGATACACGTCGGGCAAAACGCGCATCGGGTCCAAACCATTGAATCGCTCGCTCTGGAATCTCCCGATGATCAAAACACAG CGGAGAGCAGTGGTCTGCCCCGGTCAAAGAGTGAAACTATGACTGGATTCACTCGATCCAGACGACACACACGAAGCCGTGACGAACAGAGACGTCACACCATCACAAATGGAGTGGATTATGGAATG CCGGCTCGGGCCCCGGGGCCTCGACGCTGCCGTGTGGGCCGCTTACACCACCGTCTTCATTCCTCTGAGCAGCAGCCTGTTCTCCAGCAGAGCCCTGCACTTCTACCTCTGG CTAAAGCAGATGAAGGAGCTGGAGCAGGAGAAGGACTCTCTGTTGGCTGGCCTGGACGTGTTGGAGAGAGCCAGAGAATG gAGTTTTTGGCTGAATCTTGTCAAAGTCAGTTGGATGTTGTTCTGCCTAAACTACAGGACGTCACATGCTGCCTCAACAATTTACTCTCATTCTCTGGCAAG ATGTTCCCGTCCTCTAGCTCCACCAgctctcctcctgctcctccacctcctccgcCTCCTCAGGCCATCCACATACTGAAGGAGCAGAACCGGCTTCTCACACag GAGGTGACAGAGAAGAGTGAACGCATCACTCAGCTGGAGCAGGAGAAATCGGCTCTGATCAAGCAGCTGTTTGAAGCTCGAGCTCGCAGCACTCATGATAGCAGTGCTCTCGACTCCACCTTCATCTGA
- the sapcd2 gene encoding suppressor APC domain-containing protein 2 isoform X3: protein MALIQADTNGKGNGLVNTLQSGVRKVCPSSKTANMQPKDTEFSTQGLPKAFLHSLRTLFDILDDGRRGYVHISEIESRWRGAEARDLPAGVLESLRRVAPRHGCLTFERFVAGLRNATFNPENGSRSLALNYQQQLKPQQRATRPLGPSNGTNRQNGRNGPQDSSIYSALYPGLSVASRGCGRLERKDCSYQSDAIHVGQNAHRVQTIESLALESPDDQNTAESSGLPRSKSETMTGFTRSRRHTRSRDEQRRHTITNGVDYGMLKQMKELEQEKDSLLAGLDVLERAREWSFWLNLVKVSWMLFCLNYRTSHAASTIYSHSLARCSRPLAPPALLLLLHLLRLLRPSTY from the exons ATGGCCTTGATACAAGCGGACACCAACGGCAAAGGGAACGGACTAGTCAATACTCTGCAAAGTGGCGTCAGAAAGGTTTGTCCAAGTTCTAAAACAGCGAACATGCAGCCAAAGGACACTGAGTTTAGCACACAAGGTCTGCCAAAAGCTTTCCTTCACAGTTTACGAACTTTATTCGATATTCTTGACGACGGAAGACGGGGTTATGTCCATATATCTGAGATTGAGAGTCGGTGGCGAGGCGCGGAGGCTCGCGATTTACCCGCGGGAGTCCTGGAGAGTCTGAGGCGCGTCGCGCCGCGTCACGGCTGCCTGACTTTCGAGCGGTTCGTCGCGGGACTCAGAAACGCGACGTTCAATCCCGAAAACGGCAGCAGATCACTTGCTTTAAACTACCAACAGCAGCTGAAACCCCAGCAAAGAGCCACACGTCCGCTCGGACCGAGCAACGGAACTAACCGCCAGAACGGACGGAACGGACCGCAGGACAGCTCTATCTATTCCGCGCTTTACCCGGGGCTCTCGGTAGCATCGCGGGGCTGCGGAAGACTCGAGAGAAAGGACTGTTCGTATCAATCCGATGCGATACACGTCGGGCAAAACGCGCATCGGGTCCAAACCATTGAATCGCTCGCTCTGGAATCTCCCGATGATCAAAACACAG CGGAGAGCAGTGGTCTGCCCCGGTCAAAGAGTGAAACTATGACTGGATTCACTCGATCCAGACGACACACACGAAGCCGTGACGAACAGAGACGTCACACCATCACAAATGGAGTGGATTATGGAATG CTAAAGCAGATGAAGGAGCTGGAGCAGGAGAAGGACTCTCTGTTGGCTGGCCTGGACGTGTTGGAGAGAGCCAGAGAATG gAGTTTTTGGCTGAATCTTGTCAAAGTCAGTTGGATGTTGTTCTGCCTAAACTACAGGACGTCACATGCTGCCTCAACAATTTACTCTCATTCTCTGGCAAG ATGTTCCCGTCCTCTAGCTCCACCAgctctcctcctgctcctccacctcctccgcCTCCTCAGGCCATCCACATACTGA